One window from the genome of Streptomyces sp. NBC_00287 encodes:
- the qcrB gene encoding cytochrome bc1 complex cytochrome b subunit, with protein sequence MDGARSVDAAARPARSRRKAPGKGEKLADWADGRLGLYGLAKANMRKLFPDHPSFLLGEIALYSFIVLILTGVYLTLFFEPSGVEVVYHGSYEPLNGVLMTRAYESTLDISFDVRGGLLVRQIHHWAALVFVAGMFVHMMRVFFTGAFRKPRELNWVFGWTLLMLAIITGLTGYSLPDDLLSGTGLRFAQGAILSVPIVGTYLAFFLFGGEFPGHDIISRLYPIHVLLLPGIMLGLVVVHLTLVFYHKHTQYPGPGRDNKSVVGMPLLPVYMAKAGGFFFLVFGVLTLLGGIASINPVWAFGPYRPDLVTTGAQPDWYLGFSEGLIRVMPGWEINAWGHTLVLGVFIPFSLFPLVMLAIGVYPFIEAWITGDKREHHILDRPRNVPVRTGLGVAWLSLYMVLLIGGGNDIVATHLHLSINDITWFVRIAAFVVPVVAFSITKRICIGLQHRDRNKVLHGRETGTIKRQHNGEFTEVHEPITQMELFTLTQHEQNPPYELGPVVDAGGVRRRVKHSERLRARLSRAMFGPDTQIPKPTAEEYRELTSGDHHH encoded by the coding sequence ATGGACGGCGCACGATCGGTGGACGCGGCGGCCCGGCCCGCCCGCTCCCGCAGGAAGGCTCCCGGCAAGGGCGAGAAGCTCGCCGACTGGGCCGACGGGCGGCTCGGGCTCTACGGGCTGGCCAAGGCCAACATGCGCAAGCTCTTCCCGGACCACCCGTCCTTCCTGCTGGGCGAGATCGCCCTCTACAGCTTCATCGTCCTGATCCTCACAGGCGTCTATCTCACCCTGTTCTTCGAGCCGAGCGGCGTCGAGGTCGTCTACCACGGCTCCTACGAGCCCCTCAACGGCGTCCTCATGACCAGGGCCTACGAGTCCACCCTCGACATCAGCTTCGATGTGCGCGGCGGGCTGCTGGTCCGGCAGATCCACCACTGGGCGGCGCTGGTCTTCGTCGCCGGCATGTTCGTGCACATGATGCGGGTGTTCTTCACCGGCGCGTTCCGCAAGCCGCGCGAACTCAACTGGGTGTTCGGCTGGACGCTGCTGATGCTCGCCATCATCACCGGCCTGACCGGCTACTCACTCCCCGACGACCTGCTGTCCGGCACCGGCCTCCGCTTCGCCCAGGGCGCGATCCTGTCCGTCCCGATCGTCGGGACGTATCTGGCGTTCTTCCTCTTCGGCGGGGAGTTCCCGGGCCATGACATCATCTCGAGGCTTTACCCGATCCACGTCCTGCTGCTGCCCGGGATCATGCTGGGGCTGGTCGTCGTCCATCTGACGCTGGTCTTCTACCACAAGCACACGCAGTATCCGGGGCCCGGCAGGGACAACAAGTCGGTGGTCGGCATGCCCCTGCTGCCGGTCTACATGGCCAAGGCGGGCGGCTTCTTCTTCCTTGTGTTCGGGGTGCTGACCCTCCTGGGCGGCATCGCCAGCATCAATCCCGTATGGGCCTTCGGGCCGTACCGCCCGGACCTGGTGACCACCGGTGCGCAACCCGACTGGTACCTGGGCTTCTCCGAGGGGCTGATCCGGGTGATGCCGGGATGGGAGATCAACGCCTGGGGTCACACCCTGGTGCTGGGCGTGTTCATTCCCTTCTCGCTGTTCCCGCTGGTCATGCTCGCCATCGGCGTGTATCCCTTCATCGAGGCGTGGATCACCGGCGACAAGCGCGAGCACCACATCCTGGACCGGCCGCGCAACGTACCCGTGCGCACCGGACTCGGCGTGGCCTGGCTCAGCCTGTACATGGTGCTGCTGATCGGCGGCGGCAACGACATCGTGGCCACGCATCTGCATCTGTCCATCAACGACATCACGTGGTTCGTACGGATCGCCGCCTTCGTGGTGCCGGTCGTCGCGTTCAGCATCACCAAGCGGATCTGTATCGGTCTCCAGCACCGCGACCGGAACAAGGTGCTGCACGGCAGGGAGACCGGCACCATCAAACGGCAGCACAACGGCGAGTTCACCGAGGTCCACGAACCCATCACGCAGATGGAGCTGTTCACGCTCACCCAGCACGAGCAGAACCCGCCGTACGAGCTCGGTCCGGTCGTCGACGCGGGCGGTGTGCGGCGCCGGGTGAAGCATTCGGAGCGGCTGCGGGCCCGGCTGTCCCGGGCCATGTTCGGGCCCGACACCCAGATCCCGAAGCCGACGGCCGAGGAGTACCGAGAGCTCACCAGCGGCGATCACCACCACTGA